The Chloroflexi bacterium ADurb.Bin180 genome has a window encoding:
- the xseA gene encoding Exodeoxyribonuclease 7 large subunit, whose protein sequence is MPDRLVLPSRSGTFGFLLSRLRLRYDSGMQILTVTQVTGYISTLFDADPLLQDVWVEGEVSNFYQSGAGHTYFTLKDSQAQLRCVVWRTQMARVEHQPANGDAVLVHGRAAVYEAQGSYQLYVDEIKAAGAGALAQQLEALKARLEREGLFAPERKRSLPVFPRSIGVVTSPSGAAVRDILHVLKRRFPIAQVIVAPTRVQGDEAPPQIVAAIQALNACSDIDVIIVARGGGSLEELWAFNDERVARAVFASRIPVISGVGHETDWTICDWVADVRAPTPSAAAEIAVPDQDELRQQIEQYGVGLRQAMVQLLSRLRASAEHSRTLLKRFSPRATVDRLRMSLQMLEQRLTSQQKHRLELSSRLLSGSLARLRALSPLATLDRGYAVVLQRDTGHIIASVSQAAPGSAIDIRVRDGHFGAEVQPPTSTRQAKGHRTPASRR, encoded by the coding sequence GTGCCGGACCGGCTTGTTCTTCCCTCCCGGTCCGGCACGTTTGGTTTTTTGCTGTCCCGTCTCCGCCTGCGCTATGATAGCGGCATGCAGATACTGACCGTCACCCAGGTTACCGGCTATATCAGCACCCTCTTCGACGCTGACCCTCTGCTTCAGGATGTGTGGGTTGAGGGGGAGGTCTCCAACTTTTATCAGTCTGGTGCCGGGCACACCTACTTCACCCTCAAGGACAGTCAGGCTCAACTGCGGTGTGTGGTCTGGCGCACGCAGATGGCACGCGTGGAGCATCAGCCGGCCAACGGCGATGCCGTGCTGGTCCACGGGCGGGCAGCAGTCTACGAGGCGCAGGGCAGCTACCAGCTCTACGTTGACGAGATCAAGGCCGCTGGTGCCGGCGCCTTAGCGCAGCAACTGGAAGCACTCAAAGCCAGACTGGAGCGAGAAGGGCTGTTTGCCCCAGAGCGAAAACGCTCCTTGCCCGTCTTTCCTCGCTCGATTGGTGTGGTTACCTCCCCCTCCGGTGCCGCCGTGCGAGATATCTTGCATGTGCTCAAGAGGCGCTTTCCCATTGCCCAGGTGATCGTTGCACCCACCAGGGTGCAGGGGGACGAGGCACCTCCCCAGATTGTCGCCGCCATTCAGGCCCTCAACGCCTGCAGCGATATCGACGTGATCATTGTGGCTCGCGGCGGAGGCTCACTGGAGGAACTGTGGGCCTTTAACGACGAGCGAGTTGCCCGCGCCGTCTTTGCCTCGCGGATTCCCGTGATCTCCGGAGTTGGGCACGAGACGGACTGGACGATCTGCGATTGGGTTGCCGACGTCCGGGCACCAACACCCTCCGCCGCTGCCGAAATCGCCGTTCCAGACCAGGACGAGCTGCGACAACAGATCGAGCAATACGGCGTCGGGTTGCGGCAGGCGATGGTCCAGTTGCTCTCTCGCCTGCGAGCCAGTGCGGAGCACTCGCGAACCCTGCTGAAACGATTCTCGCCGAGAGCGACGGTTGACCGCCTGCGAATGTCGCTGCAAATGCTCGAACAGCGGCTGACCAGCCAGCAGAAGCACCGTTTAGAGTTATCCAGCCGTCTGCTTTCTGGCTCTCTGGCCCGATTGCGCGCGCTCAGCCCGCTGGCCACTCTCGACCGTGGCTATGCGGTGGTCTTGCAGCGGGACACGGGCCACATCATCGCCAGCGTCAGCCAGGCCGCGCCTGGCTCCGCCATCGATATACGGGTGCGCGATGGCCACTTTGGGGCAGAAGTACAGCCGCCAACCAGTACGCGGCAGGCCAAAGGTCATCGCACGCCGGCCTCACGCAGGTGA
- the xseB gene encoding Exodeoxyribonuclease 7 small subunit, producing MADKTAPSFEESFAQLEEVVRQLERGELTLDESMALFEKGIKLAQLCEAKLDKAEQKVSQLVGIGSDSITLATFEEKD from the coding sequence ATGGCCGACAAGACAGCGCCAAGCTTTGAGGAGTCATTCGCCCAGCTCGAAGAGGTCGTACGCCAGTTGGAGCGCGGAGAACTGACCCTGGACGAGTCCATGGCCCTCTTCGAAAAGGGTATCAAGCTGGCCCAGTTGTGCGAGGCCAAGCTCGACAAGGCCGAACAGAAGGTAAGCCAGCTCGTAGGCATCGGCAGCGACTCGATAACCCTGGCGACGTTTGAGGAGAAGGACTAA
- a CDS encoding putative epimerase/dehydratase: MSPTASAAASPRILVTGSVGQIGSELTPALRRRYGAQNVVAAGHKTPPLPALRDAGPFAIVDCAQKQTLEAVVDKYHIDTIYHLAAILSAAGEKNPQLAWDVNINGLYNVLEVARERKLTRVFCPSSIAAFGPETPRDNTPQETVLRPKTMYGVTKVAGELLCDYYFQRFGVDVRGVRYPGIISSETAPGGGTTDYAVHIFYEAIKHQRYDCFLKDDTVLPMMYMPDCIKGTIDLMEADLSCLTRHSDYNLAAFSFSPTELAAEIQKHIPELACTYNPDFRQKIADSWPRSIDDSAARRDWGWKPDFDLAGMVKDMLEKLGQRHAEGKL; this comes from the coding sequence ATGTCCCCAACCGCTAGTGCCGCAGCGTCCCCACGTATCCTCGTTACCGGTTCTGTTGGTCAGATCGGCTCCGAACTCACCCCCGCGCTTCGCCGTCGCTATGGTGCTCAGAATGTAGTCGCCGCTGGCCACAAGACTCCACCCTTACCTGCTTTGCGCGACGCCGGGCCTTTCGCCATCGTCGACTGCGCCCAGAAGCAGACCCTGGAAGCAGTGGTTGACAAGTACCACATCGACACGATCTATCACCTGGCGGCCATCCTCTCAGCGGCCGGCGAAAAGAACCCCCAGCTGGCCTGGGATGTCAACATCAATGGCCTGTACAACGTGCTCGAAGTAGCCCGAGAGCGCAAGCTCACGCGCGTTTTTTGCCCGAGCTCTATCGCTGCCTTTGGTCCCGAAACGCCGCGCGACAACACTCCCCAGGAGACGGTGCTGCGGCCCAAGACGATGTACGGTGTGACCAAAGTGGCCGGAGAGCTGCTCTGTGACTACTACTTCCAGCGGTTTGGCGTGGACGTGCGCGGCGTGCGCTATCCAGGAATCATCAGCAGCGAGACAGCGCCCGGGGGCGGTACTACTGACTATGCCGTGCACATTTTTTACGAGGCCATCAAGCATCAGCGCTATGACTGCTTCCTGAAGGATGACACGGTTCTGCCAATGATGTACATGCCGGACTGCATCAAGGGCACCATCGACCTGATGGAAGCGGATCTCTCGTGCCTGACCCGCCACTCGGACTATAACTTGGCCGCATTCAGCTTTTCGCCGACCGAGCTGGCGGCCGAGATCCAGAAACATATCCCCGAACTGGCCTGCACCTACAATCCCGATTTCAGACAAAAGATCGCTGACTCGTGGCCGAGAAGCATCGACGACAGTGCCGCACGACGCGATTGGGGCTGGAAACCTGACTTTGATCTGGCAGGAATGGTTAAGGACATGCTCGAGAAACTCGGCCAGCGTCACGCCGAGGGCAAGCTCTAG
- a CDS encoding putative pyridoxal phosphate-dependent acyltransferase, protein MTENKLSFIDQDVASLKEQGLFINIRTIQSAQGSRITVDGKQVLNFCANNYLGLANDPRMKEAAKKAIDQYGVGPAAVRSIAGTISLHLEFERRMAAFKGVEDALYVQSGFCANQAAIPPLMGKEDVIFSDRLNHASIIDGCRLSGAKILVYEHCDAADAERVIKENLPSFRRGMLITDGVFSMDGDMAPLDKLYEIAERYGLITMVDDAHGEGVVGKGGRGLVDHFGLHGKFDIEMGTLSKAFGVVGGVIAGKRKIIDYLRQKARPFLFSSAVTAADTAACLTAIDILESSTELVDRLWSNTRYFKAELKRLGFDIGSSVTPITPLMLGEAPLAKEFSKKLFENGVFAMALGFPTVPKGKARIRVMISAAHSKKDLDQGLEAFAKVGKELKVI, encoded by the coding sequence ATGACCGAGAACAAGCTGAGCTTTATCGATCAGGACGTAGCCAGCCTGAAGGAACAGGGGCTGTTCATCAACATCCGCACGATCCAGAGCGCACAGGGCTCCAGGATCACCGTCGACGGCAAACAGGTGCTGAACTTTTGCGCCAACAACTATCTTGGTCTGGCCAACGACCCACGGATGAAAGAGGCCGCCAAGAAGGCCATTGATCAGTACGGTGTCGGCCCGGCCGCTGTACGCTCCATCGCCGGAACGATCAGCCTCCACCTCGAGTTCGAGCGGCGTATGGCCGCCTTCAAGGGAGTCGAGGATGCCCTGTACGTGCAGTCTGGTTTCTGCGCCAACCAGGCAGCGATTCCCCCGTTAATGGGCAAGGAGGATGTGATCTTCTCCGACCGGCTCAATCACGCCTCGATCATCGACGGATGCCGCCTGTCCGGCGCCAAGATACTGGTCTATGAGCACTGTGATGCTGCCGATGCCGAGCGCGTGATCAAAGAGAACCTGCCCAGTTTCCGGCGCGGCATGCTCATCACTGACGGCGTGTTCAGCATGGACGGCGACATGGCGCCGCTCGACAAGCTCTACGAGATTGCCGAGCGCTACGGGCTCATCACCATGGTCGACGATGCCCACGGCGAGGGCGTAGTCGGCAAGGGCGGCCGCGGCCTGGTGGATCATTTTGGCCTTCACGGCAAGTTCGACATCGAGATGGGCACGCTGTCCAAGGCCTTTGGCGTCGTCGGCGGGGTGATTGCCGGCAAGCGCAAGATCATCGACTATCTCCGGCAGAAGGCTCGCCCGTTCCTCTTTTCCAGCGCCGTCACTGCCGCCGACACTGCCGCCTGCCTGACCGCCATTGACATTCTCGAGTCATCGACCGAGTTGGTCGACCGGCTGTGGTCGAACACGCGCTACTTCAAAGCAGAGCTCAAGCGGCTCGGCTTTGACATCGGCAGCAGCGTCACGCCCATCACCCCGTTGATGCTCGGCGAGGCGCCCCTGGCCAAAGAGTTCTCCAAGAAGCTGTTCGAGAACGGCGTCTTTGCCATGGCCCTCGGCTTCCCCACCGTACCCAAGGGCAAGGCTCGCATCCGCGTCATGATCTCCGCTGCGCACAGCAAGAAGGACCTCGATCAGGGTCTGGAAGCCTTTGCCAAGGTCGGCAAAGAGCTCAAGGTCATCTAG
- the pfp_1 gene encoding Pyrophosphate--fructose 6-phosphate 1-phosphotransferase codes for MGKVKGNLVVGQSGGPTVVINSSLSGVIQEAMAQSAVGEIYGMYRGIRGLLKEEFIDLRRQPAGVVEGLRHTPGAALGTVRYKLSEADYDRILDVLKKHNIRYLHYIGGNDSSDTSWQLARLAASSGYELHVVAVPKTVDNDLVHTDHCPGYPSAARFVAMATRDTGRDTEAMGPESPVKILEVMGRNTGWLTAAAALARQEEGDPPHLVYVPERPVSVEQLLQDVERCYREREYVVIAMSEGAQESAGKTLGEAFAPKEVDTFGHRMKGGVSDFVATLLSGKLGLKVRLDKPNYLQRSLMVCASAVDLEEAFRVGKEAVKQAVGGCAEGIVTLVRAPGPGYHCSLEVVSLAEVANKEKMLPVEFMNEAGNYPTAAFLDYARPLVGALAPPYVRLSRATA; via the coding sequence ATGGGCAAAGTCAAAGGCAATCTCGTGGTAGGGCAGTCTGGCGGGCCGACAGTCGTCATTAACAGCAGCCTGAGCGGCGTCATCCAGGAAGCGATGGCGCAGAGCGCGGTTGGCGAGATCTACGGTATGTACCGCGGCATTCGCGGCCTGCTCAAGGAAGAGTTCATTGACCTGCGCCGCCAGCCTGCTGGCGTCGTGGAAGGGCTCCGCCATACACCGGGGGCCGCTCTCGGAACCGTGCGCTACAAGCTAAGCGAGGCGGACTATGACCGCATCCTGGATGTGCTGAAAAAGCACAATATCCGCTACCTGCACTATATCGGTGGCAATGACTCGTCAGATACGAGCTGGCAGTTGGCTCGGCTGGCCGCCAGTTCGGGATACGAGCTGCACGTCGTCGCCGTGCCCAAGACGGTGGACAACGACCTGGTGCACACCGATCACTGCCCCGGCTATCCGAGCGCGGCTCGGTTCGTGGCCATGGCCACGCGGGACACGGGTCGCGATACGGAGGCCATGGGCCCGGAGAGTCCGGTCAAGATTCTCGAGGTGATGGGCCGGAACACCGGTTGGCTGACTGCGGCCGCTGCTCTGGCGCGTCAGGAGGAGGGCGATCCGCCGCACCTGGTTTATGTTCCCGAGCGACCGGTAAGCGTTGAGCAGTTGTTGCAGGATGTGGAGCGGTGCTACCGGGAGCGAGAGTACGTAGTGATTGCCATGAGCGAAGGGGCCCAGGAATCGGCGGGCAAGACGCTGGGCGAGGCGTTTGCGCCCAAAGAGGTGGACACGTTCGGCCACCGTATGAAAGGCGGGGTCAGTGACTTTGTGGCGACCCTGCTCAGCGGCAAGCTGGGGTTGAAAGTGCGCCTGGACAAGCCGAATTACCTGCAGCGTTCACTGATGGTGTGTGCTTCGGCAGTTGACCTGGAAGAGGCGTTCCGTGTCGGCAAAGAGGCAGTGAAGCAGGCCGTCGGCGGCTGCGCGGAAGGCATCGTCACTCTGGTGCGCGCTCCGGGCCCCGGCTATCACTGCTCGCTGGAAGTGGTCAGTCTGGCCGAGGTGGCCAACAAGGAAAAGATGCTGCCTGTCGAATTCATGAACGAGGCCGGCAACTATCCAACAGCGGCCTTTCTGGACTATGCCAGACCGTTGGTTGGCGCGCTCGCACCGCCCTATGTGCGGCTAAGCAGAGCCACGGCCTAG
- the infC gene encoding Translation initiation factor IF-3, with amino-acid sequence MRVIDDEGKQVGVFPIREALRLAQERDVDLVEVAPAARPPVCRLLNYGKFLYERTKKERQARKAQKTIEIKEIRMQPKIGAHDLDFKRRRVREFLADGAKVRIRVRFRGRERSYPEIGQALLERLVATLTDVAVVEQMPTIEEGAGSIYVLVAPKVSVHREVKPGESAEAADSLQGSL; translated from the coding sequence GTGCGGGTGATCGACGACGAGGGCAAGCAGGTGGGCGTCTTTCCCATCCGCGAAGCCCTACGCTTGGCTCAGGAGCGAGACGTGGACCTGGTAGAGGTAGCCCCGGCTGCCCGGCCCCCCGTATGCCGCCTCCTGAACTATGGCAAGTTCCTCTACGAGCGCACCAAGAAGGAACGTCAGGCTCGTAAGGCGCAAAAGACCATCGAGATCAAGGAAATCCGCATGCAGCCCAAGATCGGTGCCCACGATCTCGATTTCAAGAGACGCCGCGTGCGGGAGTTTCTCGCCGATGGAGCCAAGGTGCGCATTCGGGTGCGCTTCCGTGGCCGGGAGCGCAGCTACCCGGAGATCGGCCAGGCCCTGCTGGAGAGGCTGGTCGCCACGCTCACCGATGTCGCGGTCGTAGAGCAGATGCCCACTATCGAAGAGGGCGCCGGCAGCATCTATGTGCTGGTCGCGCCAAAGGTTTCGGTTCATCGAGAGGTCAAGCCCGGGGAGAGTGCAGAGGCTGCCGACAGTCTGCAAGGGTCTCTCTAG
- a CDS encoding 50S ribosomal protein L35 has translation MPKIKTQKSAVKRFDRTGTGKLMRAKGHQSHLRRNRSMRAKRLFGRKIEVKTRGEQEHVDRLAPYLK, from the coding sequence GTGCCAAAGATCAAGACCCAGAAGAGTGCCGTCAAGCGATTTGACCGCACTGGAACCGGCAAACTCATGCGAGCAAAGGGCCATCAGAGCCACTTGCGCCGCAACCGGTCGATGCGTGCCAAGCGCCTGTTTGGCCGCAAGATCGAAGTCAAGACCCGTGGCGAGCAGGAGCATGTCGACCGGCTCGCTCCGTATCTCAAGTAA
- the rplT gene encoding 50S ribosomal protein L20 has translation MPRVKRGVPAHQRHKAVLKFTKGQKGSKHLLYRRANEARMHSMWYAYRDRRDRKRDFRRLWIVRINAAARLCGTTYSQLMAGLDKAGVTIDRKMLADLAVSDNAAFAKLATIAKEA, from the coding sequence GTGCCAAGAGTAAAGAGGGGCGTGCCGGCCCATCAACGGCACAAAGCAGTACTCAAGTTCACCAAGGGTCAGAAGGGCAGCAAGCACCTGCTCTACCGACGGGCTAATGAAGCCCGCATGCATTCGATGTGGTACGCCTATCGTGACCGCCGCGACCGCAAGCGCGATTTTCGCCGCCTGTGGATTGTTCGCATCAACGCCGCGGCGCGTCTGTGCGGCACGACCTACAGCCAGCTCATGGCCGGGCTTGACAAGGCCGGCGTGACCATCGACCGCAAGATGCTTGCCGACCTGGCTGTTAGCGACAATGCTGCCTTTGCCAAGCTGGCGACCATCGCCAAAGAGGCGTAG
- a CDS encoding putative TrmH family tRNA/rRNA methyltransferase — translation MPEHLEMITSVSNETIRRVRALHQRQERDEQRCFLAEGVRVVEEGLRAGIAPTLLLCTPSALAQPRVVALVHRARQVGCLVRQTSDRVMAAASDTVNPSGVLAVFPILPSAVPTPLHWVLVADGLRDPGNLGTILRSAWATQVQLVITTANTVDVHSPKVVRAAMGAHFHLALQQERSWPEIRDSLQGINILLAKPRCGEAYWEVDWRRPTALVIGGEAEGASSEAESMADGLVHIPMDPTAESVNAAVAASILLFEAARQRQPE, via the coding sequence GTGCCAGAGCACCTCGAAATGATTACCAGTGTCAGCAACGAGACTATCAGACGTGTACGTGCGCTGCATCAGCGCCAGGAACGTGACGAACAACGTTGCTTTCTCGCCGAGGGCGTGCGCGTGGTGGAGGAGGGGCTGCGGGCCGGAATTGCGCCGACGCTGCTGTTGTGCACCCCTTCAGCTCTGGCGCAACCGCGCGTAGTGGCACTGGTGCACCGGGCACGCCAGGTCGGGTGTCTGGTGCGCCAGACCAGCGACCGCGTGATGGCCGCCGCATCCGACACGGTGAACCCATCTGGCGTTCTGGCTGTTTTTCCCATTCTCCCGAGCGCCGTCCCGACCCCTCTGCACTGGGTCCTGGTCGCCGATGGGCTGCGAGATCCTGGGAACCTGGGCACGATTCTGCGCTCGGCCTGGGCCACGCAGGTGCAACTGGTCATCACCACAGCCAACACAGTAGATGTGCACAGCCCCAAAGTGGTCCGTGCCGCCATGGGCGCCCACTTTCACCTGGCACTCCAACAGGAACGCTCCTGGCCAGAGATCAGGGACAGCCTTCAAGGAATCAATATCCTGCTGGCCAAACCGCGCTGCGGGGAAGCATACTGGGAGGTCGACTGGCGGCGCCCGACAGCGTTGGTCATCGGTGGAGAAGCAGAGGGAGCGAGCAGCGAGGCCGAAAGTATGGCCGACGGCCTGGTGCATATTCCAATGGATCCAACCGCCGAATCCGTCAACGCCGCTGTTGCGGCCAGCATCCTGCTCTTTGAAGCGGCCCGGCAGAGACAGCCGGAGTAG
- the pncC gene encoding Nicotinamide-nucleotide amidohydrolase PncC has product MDTQFLAEQVGQLLQQRGLSLGLAESCTGGLVAAYITNVAGASGYFLGGIVAYSVEVKYRLLGVSRRTLKSHGAVSAETAQEMARGARERLRVDVAVAITGIAGPTGALPGKPVGLTFMALAGPDSTLVRKYLWAGDRRANRESSARAALELLAEYLEQH; this is encoded by the coding sequence ATGGACACCCAGTTCTTAGCCGAGCAGGTAGGACAGTTGCTGCAGCAGCGCGGGCTCAGTCTCGGATTGGCCGAGTCGTGCACCGGTGGTCTGGTTGCGGCGTACATCACCAATGTCGCGGGAGCGTCGGGCTACTTTCTGGGTGGAATCGTGGCCTACTCGGTGGAGGTTAAGTATCGGCTGCTCGGCGTGAGCAGGCGTACTCTCAAGAGCCACGGTGCGGTGAGCGCCGAAACCGCTCAGGAGATGGCACGAGGCGCCAGGGAAAGGCTGCGTGTGGATGTAGCCGTGGCCATCACCGGCATTGCCGGGCCGACAGGCGCACTGCCGGGCAAACCGGTCGGGCTGACCTTTATGGCGCTCGCCGGGCCGGACTCGACCTTGGTGCGCAAGTACCTGTGGGCAGGCGACCGCCGCGCCAATCGCGAGAGCTCAGCCAGAGCCGCACTGGAACTGCTGGCAGAATACCTGGAGCAGCACTAG